DNA from Brachyspira aalborgi:
CGGTAAAAATTATACGGAATATTTTTGCAATAGAGCCGCTTTAATTAAAGTCGTTGAAGATGCCTTAAAAATAACGGGAAATTTTGGCAAATACGATGTGTTTGCAAATGTTAGAGGCGGAGGAATAAGCGCTCAAGCCGATGCTATTAGACATGGAATCGCAAAAGCTTTGGTTGCGGAAAATCAAGATTTTAGAATCGCTTTAAAAAGAAACGGTTTTATTACGAGAGATTCTAGAGAAGTTGAGAGAAAGAAATACGGAAGGTCTGGAGCGAGAAAACTTTTCCAATTCTCAAAAAGATAATTTTTTGTTAAAATATTTTATAAGTTATAATTAAGGGCTTGATATATGAATTCTAAAAAATTGAAGAAATTTAAAGATTTATTACTTGAAGAAAAAAGAAATACATTAGACGAATTATTGAGCGGAAACGAAACTTACGAAGCGCTAAAACAAGAAACTCATGGCGATATGGCGGATATAGCTTTTCAAACTTACGAAAAGCAAAGTTTGGTTAACTCTTCTCAAAAAGATAAAGATAAATTGGAAGCTTTAAATAACGCTCTTAAAAGAATTGAAGACGGTTCTTATGGAAAATGTATCGATTGCAAAGACGAAATTAGCGAAGATAGATTAACCGCTATACCTTATACTTTAAGATGCGTAAATTGTATGGCTAAATACGAAGATAAGAGACGCCGTGAAAAAATGTAATGTTCGTTAAAGTTGTTTTTAACCTTCCTATAGACAATATACTTATATATAAAAAACCTGACGAAATAAAAGATAGTTTAGTCGGTTGCAGAATAATAGCTCCAGTAAAAAATAAAAATATTAAAGGAATTGTAATTGAAGAAACCGAAGAGTCGGAAGGCGATTTCAAAATCTATCCTATAAAAGCGAGAATAGATATTGAGCCTATATGTTCAAATAGAGAATTTGAGCTTGCAAAATGGATGAGTAAATATTATCATTCTTCTTTTGGGGAATCTTTATTCGCGTCTTTACCCGCTGGAAATCCTGCAAAAATAAAAAAAAAAGCATCTCCTATACCCGCAAAACAAACGCCTTATTTAAAATTAAACGAAGAGCAAGAAAAAGTTTTAAAAAAAATAATAGAAAGCGTAGAATCAAAAAAACCAAAAACATTTTTATTGCATGGAGTGACGGGAAGCGGAAAAACCGAAATTTATTTGCAGGCAATTAAAAAAGTAGTCGATATTGGAAAACAAGCTATAGTAATACTGCCCGAAATTTCTTTAACTCCGCAAACTATAAAAAGATTCGCTGAAAGATTTGAAGGAAAAATAGCCGTTTTACACAGCAAATTATCTCCGACTTCAAAATATAGATATTGGCAAATGATAAAAAAAAATGAAATAAAAATAGTAGTAGGAGCTAGAAGCGCGATATTTTCTCCCGCAAATAATTTGGGAATTATAGTTATAGACGAAGAGCATGAAACGAGTTATAAAGCTAACGAAACGCCAAGATATCATGCAAGACAAATCGCTTTTTATAGAAAAGAAAAAGAAAATGCAACTTTGCTTTTGGGTAGCGCAACTCCTTCCATCGAAAGTTTTTATCATTCTCAAAACGGAAAAATAGAACTTTTAACTTTAACTAAAAGAGCTTCTTCGGTAAATATGCCCGAAGTAAAAATACTCGATTTGAAAAAAGAAAAAAAATCGGAAGTTTTTCCAATGATAACTCAAAAATTAGTGGAAGAGATTAATAAAAAATTAGAATTAAAAGAACAGATAATATTATTTTTAAATAGAAAAGGATACGCTCCCGTTGTAAGTTGTTCTCATTGCGGAAAAGTTTTGGAATGTCCAAACTGTTCGGTTTCTCTCACTTATCATAAAAAGAAAAATACCGTTATGTGTCATTATTGCGGATATACTCAATTTTTAGAAGAGCTTTGCGGAGAATGTAAAATAGGACATTTTGAAAGAATAGGAAGCGGAACGGAAAAAGTAGAAGAGC
Protein-coding regions in this window:
- a CDS encoding TraR/DksA family transcriptional regulator; the encoded protein is MNSKKLKKFKDLLLEEKRNTLDELLSGNETYEALKQETHGDMADIAFQTYEKQSLVNSSQKDKDKLEALNNALKRIEDGSYGKCIDCKDEISEDRLTAIPYTLRCVNCMAKYEDKRRREKM
- the priA gene encoding replication restart helicase PriA, whose amino-acid sequence is MFVKVVFNLPIDNILIYKKPDEIKDSLVGCRIIAPVKNKNIKGIVIEETEESEGDFKIYPIKARIDIEPICSNREFELAKWMSKYYHSSFGESLFASLPAGNPAKIKKKASPIPAKQTPYLKLNEEQEKVLKKIIESVESKKPKTFLLHGVTGSGKTEIYLQAIKKVVDIGKQAIVILPEISLTPQTIKRFAERFEGKIAVLHSKLSPTSKYRYWQMIKKNEIKIVVGARSAIFSPANNLGIIVIDEEHETSYKANETPRYHARQIAFYRKEKENATLLLGSATPSIESFYHSQNGKIELLTLTKRASSVNMPEVKILDLKKEKKSEVFPMITQKLVEEINKKLELKEQIILFLNRKGYAPVVSCSHCGKVLECPNCSVSLTYHKKKNTVMCHYCGYTQFLEELCGECKIGHFERIGSGTEKVEEHLNILFPNARIERVDQESVGGTKNYEKIFKRFSDREIDILVGTQMIAKGLDFPNVTLVGALFADMSLHIPDFRSAERTFNLITQVAGRSGRGDKKGIVYIQTYSPNHYSIECAKNHDYISFYNSEIIKRKSPLNYPPFSRLVRLVIRGENEKKVESDANSVADLVRTLTYRYKDKLEILGAVPCIMSKLNKYYRWNILIKTASHSLLKEFFERLSKNFIAQKGNYIEIDIDPLNML
- the rpsI gene encoding 30S ribosomal protein S9 gives rise to the protein MAGKQLTIFTGKRKTANARTRIALGSGKILINGKNYTEYFCNRAALIKVVEDALKITGNFGKYDVFANVRGGGISAQADAIRHGIAKALVAENQDFRIALKRNGFITRDSREVERKKYGRSGARKLFQFSKR